CGTTGGTATAGGCTACCATTTAATAATTCCTCCGTTATTTTAGTGTTATTAATAAAAGGTGAATAAGGATGTCTAAAAAATTCTTCGGCTGAGCCTTCGTATAACGGTTTTTCCATATCATCTAAATAAAGTCTTATACTCCCTTTAATAGCAGCAGTCCAAAAACGAACAATTGCCCCTGGACCGTCAATAAGTGCGAGAAGGTATTCCCCATCTGCATCATTACTTTCCTCTTTTAATACGGAGACAAAGCCAGGAATAGGCTCGCTACCAAACCCATCCGAATTGCTAAACCAATCTTTATGGAGTCGTTGTACACTACGTCGGTCGTATGAAGAAAATTGAATCAGTTTATACTCCGTTTCTGGATACTCTACCAGTTCAAACAAATCAGTTAATTCACTAATTAAGTGTGTCGTTGTAATTACAGAGTTTGCATTTGCAAAGACACCACCAAGAAAAATAAACATGAGCATTAACATTGTTGTCTTTTTCATAATATATCTCCTTCTATTTCTGAATGAAATATACAAAATTATGTCATTAATATATATTAACAAAAAAGGATGCCTTTTTAATTATTTGTGTGCTATCTGTTTTTAAGGAAACATAAGATATGATATGATGTAGAAGAATCAACAATAGAAAGGAGAGATATATGAAAAAGAATAGTTACCTATTTGGATTATGCATGCTGACATTGTTTGTACTAACATTATCTCCATCCATAACAAACGGTGATGACACCAAGACCAAAGATGATTGGATTTCTTTATTTGATGGCAAAAGTCTTCAAGGTTGGGTACAATTTCTACCAGACCCCAATGCTGACCCCGCAAAAACATGGATGATTAAAGATGGGGTCATCTTTTGCACAGGCGAGCCTGCTGGATACATACGCACAGACAAAAAGTTCAGTAATTATCAACTACAGTTAGAATGGCGATGGGTAGGAACACCAGGGAACAGTGGTGTTTTACTTCATGTTCAAGATAAAGATGAAGTTTGGCCTAAATCTATTGAGGCACAGCTTATGCATGAAAACGCTGGTGATTTTTGGGTTATTGGTGGAACAGATTTCGAAGAGCACAAAAATGCAGATGACCGACGTGTTCCTAAACGTGCCAAAAGCAGTGAAAAGAAGCCAGGGAAATGGAATCAATATGATATATGGTGTGAAGGAGACTCTATTCGCATATTTGTAAATGGTACTCTCCAAAATGAGGCACACAAGTGCACTGTAACAGAAGGATATATTGCTCTACAAAGTGAAGGGGCTCCTATCGAATTTCGTAATATTAGATTAAGAAAGATAACGCCCAAGCAGTAGATATATTTTAAGAAAGGATAACACAATGTCGGGAGTTGTACGTTTAAGTTTTTCCATTGAAAAACCATTATGGGAACGGTTGCAGGAACTTGTCCAGCAGGAAGGTTATGCAAATCGTTCAGAATTCATTCGCGACTTGATTCGGGACCGACTGGTAGAAAAACAATGGGAAGAAAATGAAGAGGCAATTGGAACTATCACTTTCGTGTATAATCACCATATCCCAAAATTAAACGATAAGATACTTAATATCCAACATAAATATCTAAATGTTATCCTGACAACTACACATATCCATTTAGACCATCAACTGTGTGCAGAAACCATTCTTGTCCGTGGGAAAGCCCATAGAATTCAAGAGCTGTGCTATGCTCTTCGCAAGCAAAAAGGTGTTTTACACGCAAGTATTTCCATAAGTTCCACAGGCAGAAATCTAATGTAGCACTAACTCTAATTAATTCAAATAAATAATGGTTATTATTTATAAGTAAGGCCTAAATAATTTCCAGGTAATCACGGTCTGGAAGAGCAGGATAAGGGTGATGAGGCTCTGTCTGATACCAGTAAGCGACAGAAGATATGTCATCCTGACGAGGTAAGTATCTTCCACCACTACGCCATCCAAGAGCCTGGATAGTAACCTTCAAATCATTGTTAAAATAAATTGGGTCAAGGATATGCCAGCGGTACAATCCGAATCTCTGCTGGGAATGATACGCACCATCTGGCTGGATAATCTGGTGTAACCCTGAATAAGGGGTGCAAAAGGAGACATATTGTCCGCCACGGTCAAAGTTATATGACCCACAAAAGTAGTCTTCTGTGCCTGTTCCACAAATGGTAGGCCAGTGGTCACCATCAATATAAAACTTAACCTCACCTTCACCCCACCATCCACATTGATTTACCTGCCAGGCAAGATATGTCCCAATATATTGTCCCTTACCTTTAACATTATCCAAAATCGTATACACCTGTTTATATGGTAGCGGATTTTCTCTCCGCCATTGTGCATGAAGGTATGCAGATTCCTCGGGTATTTTGCCGAGACCATAATCAATTTGATAATACAAAACGACTTCATCAAAGCCGACATTTTCTAATGTTATCCGACAATGTTTATGAAACGGCATTGGTAAATAGCAGTTAAAAGCACTCCCTGGATTAACACACATCACCAGAGAATTTAAATGCGAATATTCACACCAGCCCATACAGAAGAAATCCCCCAACGGAACTTCAATACTCGGAAATTCTTCATTATCCCAATATACACGAAGAA
Above is a window of Candidatus Hydrogenedens sp. DNA encoding:
- a CDS encoding DUF1080 domain-containing protein yields the protein MKKNSYLFGLCMLTLFVLTLSPSITNGDDTKTKDDWISLFDGKSLQGWVQFLPDPNADPAKTWMIKDGVIFCTGEPAGYIRTDKKFSNYQLQLEWRWVGTPGNSGVLLHVQDKDEVWPKSIEAQLMHENAGDFWVIGGTDFEEHKNADDRRVPKRAKSSEKKPGKWNQYDIWCEGDSIRIFVNGTLQNEAHKCTVTEGYIALQSEGAPIEFRNIRLRKITPKQ
- the nikR gene encoding nickel-responsive transcriptional regulator NikR is translated as MSGVVRLSFSIEKPLWERLQELVQQEGYANRSEFIRDLIRDRLVEKQWEENEEAIGTITFVYNHHIPKLNDKILNIQHKYLNVILTTTHIHLDHQLCAETILVRGKAHRIQELCYALRKQKGVLHASISISSTGRNLM
- a CDS encoding DUF2961 domain-containing protein, with translation MISYMFLKHLYLLSDIQSRAITPENRTGDKGKGGMAIDGHGAYAGRELGQGWKISPFIKIASGTTEILADIEGPGIIQHIWLTPTGHWRHQILRVYWDNEEFPSIEVPLGDFFCMGWCEYSHLNSLVMCVNPGSAFNCYLPMPFHKHCRITLENVGFDEVVLYYQIDYGLGKIPEESAYLHAQWRRENPLPYKQVYTILDNVKGKGQYIGTYLAWQVNQCGWWGEGEVKFYIDGDHWPTICGTGTEDYFCGSYNFDRGGQYVSFCTPYSGLHQIIQPDGAYHSQQRFGLYRWHILDPIYFNNDLKVTIQALGWRSGGRYLPRQDDISSVAYWYQTEPHHPYPALPDRDYLEII